In Desulfovibrio sp. TomC, the sequence GTCTTCAAAGGCCCGGGCCACGTGGATGATGACCTCGGTTTCGCGGATGTGGGCCAGAAACTTGTTGCCCAGACCCTCGCCCTTGCTGGCCCCGGCCACGAGGCCGGCGATGTCGGTGAAGCGCACCGTGGCCGGCAGCACCTGCTGCGGCTTGACCAGTTCGGCCAGGGCGGTCAGACGCGGATCGGGCACCGGGGCCACGGCCACGTTGGGTTCGATGGTGCAAAAGGGGTAGTTGGCGGCCTGGGCGTTCTGGGCTTTGGTCAGGGCGTTAAAAAGCGTGGATTTGCCGACGTTTGGCAGACCCACGATGCCGACGGAAAGGGCCATGGGGCGGTGATCCTTTTGCGGCGGAGGGAACCGCCGGATGGGGCCGTCTGGCGGCCGTTTGAAACGGAATAACCCGGACCGCGCGCGGCGGTCCGGGCCGGATTACTTGATTTCCCGCGTGCGCAGGATGGTCTTTTCCATGAAATGGATCAGCTCGTAATCGGACGCCATGCGGCTTAAGGCCTTGGACACGGTCATGCTCAACAGCTTGTCGAACTCCGGTTCGACCCCTTCGGCCGGCAGCTTCCAGACCGTTTCGGCCTCATAGCGCCGGGTCAGCTTCTGGCCGTTGTTATCCGCCGTGACATTGACCACGGCCACAGCCCGGGCCGCCAGCTGGGTCCCTTCCTGGCGGGGCTTGTAGGCCAGTTCGGCCAGTTCCACGGTGAGGGTGCGCACCACCGATTCCCGGGCCGGCGACGGGGTGAACCCCTTGTCGCGCAGGCCCTTTTCCACGGCAGTATGCATGGCCGGCGACGGATCGCAGGCCGTCGAGAGCTTGCCGCTCATGGACGAGGCCGGGTTGCACAACCCCACCTCGGCGCTTGGCCGGGCATCCTTGACCACGGTGGAGACTTCCACGCCGCGGCCCAGGGCTTCAGGTTCGACAACCACCGAGGGCGTCACCGTGGCCTGCTGGCCGGCACAGCCGGCAATCAGGACCACCAGGGCCAGAGCCGCAAAAAGGGCCGACGCCCGCAGGCGTCGGCACCGAGAGGAAACAGTATTCATGGTCGCACCTGCGACCGCCTCTTGGGCGGACAGGCCGTCTCTACAAGACCTTGCCCAAGGCCGCAAGGGCGGCGGCATAGTCCGGCTCATGGGTCACCTCGGGGACAAGCTCCATGTAGGCCACCTTGCGGTCGGCCCCAAGGACCAGCACGGCCCGGGCGAGCAGGCGCAGTTCCTTGATCAACAGGCCGTAGGCCAGGCCGAAGGAGGCGTCGCGGTGGTCGGACAGGGTCACGATGTTGGTGACGCCGGCCGCCTCGGCCCAGCGTTTCTGGGCAAAGGGCAGGTCCATGCTGATGACCAGGGCCTTGGCCTTGCCGGCAAGGCTGGCCATTTCCTTGTTGAATTTGCGGGCCTCAAGATCGCACACGGCCGTATCCAGGGACGGTACGGCAATGAGGATGAGTCCCTTTTCCGTGAAGTCGCCCAGCTTGGCCGGGGCCAGTTCGTTGGTCAGGACGGTGAAATCCGGGGCTGCGGCTCCAACGCCGACCGGGGCGCCGGACAGGGTCAGGCCGCCGCCAAGAAAGGTAATAAGACCGGTGCGCTCGCTCATAGGCGCGTTCCTCCTGGGTAATATGGGCCGCCGCAAAAGAGGTGACCTTAGGCTCTTATGGCCCCGCAAGGATTGAACGTCAACCCGATAGATCGGGCGGCAGTGAGACCACGCAGGAAAATATGCCTCCCACGATATTGACACCAGTCGGGCAGCAGGCATTGTACCCCCCAAAAGGAGTCCTCCCATGCCCACCTGCCGCCTTTCCCGTTGGCTGCTGGCCGCCCTTGCGGCCACCGCCCTCCTCGCCCCGGCTGTCCCGGCCATGGCCCAGGCCACGCCGGCCGAGGCCGGCCTGGTCGACATCACCGCCATTGCCCCGGATATCAAGCTCGACATCCGCTACGCCACCCCGGACAATTTCACCCATGTGGCCGTGTATCCGGCCCCGCGCTGCTTCCTGCGCGCCGACGTGGCCAAACGGCTGGTCGCGGCCCAGGCCGATCTCAAGGCCCAAGGCCTGGGACTCAAAGTCTACGACTGCTATCGGCCTTTTTCCATCCAGAAGAAGTTCTGGGCCTTGGTGCCAAACGAGGACTGGGTGGCCAAGCCGGTGGAAAAAGACGGCAAGCCGGCCACAGGTTCCAAGCACAACCGGGGCGCGGCCGTGGACCTGACCCTGGTGGACGCCGCCGGCCAGGAACTGCCCATGCCGTCCGGCTTTGACGACTTCACCGACAAGGCCCGGCGCGACTATGCCGGCGGCGACCCGGCGGCCCGGGCCAATGCCAAGCGCCTGGAAGCGGCCATGGCCAAGGCCGGATTCGATCCGCTGCCGAGCGAATGGTGGCATTTCGACGGCCCGGGCTGGCAAGGCTACGAGCTCCTGGACGTGCCGCTCAACTAAGCTGAACTATTTCAAGGTGCTGCCCCAAATACCCGCGCCATAAATCATGGACCCAGCCCTAGGCCGGGCGGGTAACGAGGGGCAGGTACACCGTAAACTGGCTGCCCTGGCCGGGCGTGCTCGAAAGCAGCACCGCACCGCCACAGCTTTTGACAATGCCGTGGACGGCAGCCAGGCCCATGCCGGTGCCCTGGCCGGGCTTTTTGGTGGTGAAAAACGGCTCGAACACGCGCTCGGCGATGTCCGGGGCCAGGCCGTAGCCGGTATCGGCCACCCAGACCCGCACGTAGGGGCCGGGACTGAGGCGGGCCAGGGGCATCCCGGCGGCAATGACGCCGCTTTCGGGCCGGGGCGGCGCGGGCACGGCAGCCAACCCGACGTGCATGACGCCGCCTTCGGGCATGGACTGGGCGGCGTTCAGGCACAGGTTGACCAGCACCTGATGGATCTGGGCCGGATCGGCCCGCACGCAAAGCGGTGCGTCAGGCGCAATCTGGCGCACCTCCACCCGGGCGTCCACCATGCCCCGGATGAGCTTGACCGTTTCCTTGACCAGCGGCCCGATGGGCAGTTCCGACACCGTGATTTCTCCCTGGCGGCTGAACATCAACAGTTGGCGCACCAGATCCCTGGCCCGCTCCGAGGCCCGCACCACATCGCTAAGCGGGCTAAAGAGCGGGTGGTCGGGGACGATATCGGACAGGATCATTTCGGTATTGAGCAGTATCGGCGTCAGGATGTTGTTGAAATCGTGGGCCACGCCGGCGGCCAGCACGCCGATGGCTTCGAGCTTTTCCGACTGCCGCAGCCGCCGTTCGAGTTCCAACTCGTAGGTCATGTCGCGCACCAGAAGGATATGGTTGACCACCTCCCCGTCGCTGTCGCGCACCGGCGAGATCAGGCCTTCGGCCACAACCTCGGCCTCATCCGGCCGCGTCAGGCGAAGCCGCCCCGACCAGCGCAGCCCCAAGGCCAGCATCTTGCGCACGGATTCGCTCAAAAACGGGGCAAGGAGTCCTTCCAACTCCTCGCGCCCAACCGCCCCCTGGCCGCCGGCCACGATCTGGGCAAAGGCCGGATTGGCATACTCCAACCGAAAATCCCGGCTGACAATGACCAAGCCCTCGGCGCTCTGGTCCACGGCCGAAACCAGGAGCATCCGTTCCCCCTCGGCCCGCTTGCGGTCGGTGATGTCCCGGGCCGCTCCCTCCACCCGGTCCAGCCGGCCGGCCTCGTCGAGGACAGCCCGGGCGTTGAGGGACAACCAGGCCGTGCGGCCGTCGCGCCGCATGACCGGCAGCTCGAAATCATAGACCCGGCCGTTTCTGGCCAACAGCCGCAAAAACTCCAACCGATCTTCCTGCCGAAGCAATATCCGCTGGAAAAAATCACCCTGCTCCCGCACCACATCCCCGGGTGAGAGATAGCCCAGGATGCGGGCCAGGGCCGGGTTGCAGGCCGCCATGGCCCCGCTTGGCTCAAACTGGAAAATGCCCTCGGCGGAGTGCTCGAAAATGTCGCGGTACTTGGCCTCGCTGCGAAGCAGCTCCCGCTCCATGTGCCAGTAGGCCGACACATCCCGGCCCATGGCCTGATATTCACCGATGCGCCCGGCCTCGTCAAAGATGGCCCGCACCGTCCAGCTCAACCGGCGCACCTCGCCCGAGGGCAGCATCAACGCATGGCGCAGTTCACACACCGGCTTGCGGGGAGTCAGGGCCAGCAGGCGGCGACGCATGATGCCGGCCTCGGCCGGGGGCAACTGCTCGTCAAAACTCCTCCCCACAAGCGCTTCCACCGGCATCCCCGCCAGTGCGGCCAGATTCCTGTTGACGAACACCTGGCGAAGCTCCGGATCAAGGCGCAGCACCAGCTCGGTCTGGTCCTCGACCATGGCCTGATACCGCCGCCGGCTTTCACTCAATTCCCGCTCGGTCGTTTTATGATCGGTGATGTCGGTGAGCATCCCGCACAACCCTTGCACCACCCCGCCCAGGGACAAGGGAATGCGGGCAGCCAGAAAAAAGCCTTCCCGGCCGTCCAGGCAAAGCTGTATCTCCTCCTCGCTGACGATGCCTGTGGCCATGGCCCCAAGCGCCGATGTTTGGAACCGGGCAAATACTTTCGAATCAATGCATTGGCTCAGAGGGCGACCGAGAAAATCGGCGGCGCTGCAGCCATGCAGCCGCACAAAGGCCCGGTTGACGTAGCGCACCACAAATTCCCGATCCACCAGATAAACGGCTGTCGGCGTGTGCTCTAGAACCTGCATGACATCAAGGTCCATCCCAGACGGCGCAGGCATCTCAAACACGCTCACCACGCCCCCCCAGCCTTCCTCTCCCAACCCCACGCAGGCCACCGCTGCCGTGGCGGCCGGTTGGCCGGTGGCCAGAGGGCAATCAGGGCAGGGGTCGGCATAGCCGCGCAACAGCCGGTGGCAGCTCTTCTCGGCGCCGCGCGAGAGGACTTCCCGGGCCAGGCTGTTGCCGCGCAACAACCGTCGCCTTGCATCAAAGACCGCCACGCCCACAGCCAGCCCTTCGACCAGGGTACGCGACGGCTCCCGGGTCAGAACCAGACTGCCTTCCTGGGCCAGGGACGCAGCCAGATGGATGGGGGAAACCGGCATCACGGCATCATTCCTTGCGAGTTCGTGTTCATCCGCGACATCCGCATACGCAACGAGACAGCCAACCGTCAAAAAAAAGACACCGCCAGCCCGGCCGGGACGCCCACCTGCTCCGGATCAATAGAAAATACCATCGTCTGTCTCTGGCCTTTTCTCCGGGATCAGATTAAGCTCACGAGTGTCCAGCCTTTCCATTGGTTGTAGCACATGGAAAAAGTCCTCATTGTTGAAGACAGCAAGGTCTTTGCCCGCATTCTCATCCGCAAGATTGAGGACGAACTTTTCTTTGATGCCTGTTGGGCCTCCAACTTTGAAGAAGCCCGTTACCTTATCGAAGAGAATCCCGACAACCACAACTACTTCGTCGCCCTGCTCGACCTGCACCTGCCTGACGCCGCCGATGGCCGCATTGTGGATTACGTTATACAAAAGGGCATCCCGTCCATCGTTTTCACCGGCGATGTCCAATCCGAGGTGCGCGACCGCATCTGGTCAAAAAAGGTCGTGGACTACGTCTCCAAGGAATCCCCGGACAGCCTCGACTACCTGTGCTCCCTGGTCCGCCGGATTTCACTGAATAAATTCATCCAGGTCCTGGTGGTGGACGACTCCTCCACCGTGCGCCGCCATCTCATGCGCCTGCTTGAGGCCCATGAATTCATCGTCCACGAGGCCGACACCGGCGACCGGGCCATTGACGTCCTCACCCGCCATCCGGAAATCCGGGTGGTCATCACCGACTACTTCATGCCCGGCATGGACGGCGTGGAACTGACCCGGCGCATCCGGCGGCTGCACCGCAAGGACGAACTGGCCGTCATCGGCATCTCCGCCTACGGCAACACCATCCTGTCGGCCCGCTTCATCAAAAACGGAGCCAACGACTTTCTCAACAAGCCGTTTTCCAGCGAGGAATTCTATTGCCGGGTGACGCAGAACCTGGAGATGCTCGAATACATCCAAAAGCTGCGCGAAACCTCCATCCGCGACCCCCTGACCGGCCTGTACAACCGCCGCCATTTCTTCGACGCGGCCAAGGCGCTCCACGATCAACTTTGCCGGGGCGAGTCGCCCATGACCCTGGCCATGATCGACATCGACCATTTCAAGAAAGTCAACGACACCTACGGCCATGGCGTGGGCGACGAGGTGCTCAAGCACGTGGCCCAAGGTCTGGCCAACCGGTTCCGGGGACATGACGTGGTGGCCCGCCTGGGCGGCGAGGAATTCTGCGTCCTGGCCCGGGGGCTGGCCGGCGAGCAGGCCATGGACGTCTTTAACGATCTGCGAAACAGCATCGAACGCTCCAAGGCCAAGGCCGGCAAGGCTTCCGTCGGCGTCACCATCAGCCTTGGCATCTGCGACAAACCCCACGCCTCGGTGGACGCCATGCTGGCCGCTGCCGACGCCGCCCTGTACAAGGCCAAACGAAGCGGCCGCAATCGCGTCCTCTGGGCTGAATAATTTCGCCTGAAAGGGAAGAGGCCTCCGGCGGCCGGGGCTTTGCCCCGGACCCCACCGGGGGGATGATCCCCCCGGACCCCTCAACGGGAGAACTTTTTCAAGGGGTTCATGGCGCTGGCAGGCTGTCCGGTCGACTCGTGCGGCGTCCCAGAAAACATACGATAGTCTAGTTTAAAACGTTACTATTCTTGCGTGTTGTCCTGTGTATCGCACAAACGCATTTCGTGACCCGACACACGCCAACCCCGATACTCGGACAGCACCCGCTCCGGCCGCCGGGTCGCACGGTCACCCCTTCCAGCCAAGCTTTGGCAATCCGACCAACTCCCGAAACCGGGCCTCCAGCCGCTGCAAATAGCCCGTTGCGGCTGCGTCGCCCTCGGCCGGGGCAAAGACGGCGAAATCCTTGTCGTCAACCGCCAGATACGGACCGGGCTTGACTTCAAAGACCGCCGTGTCCGGAACCAGGGCAAACACGGTATGCCAGACCCCGGGACGGATATCGATGGCCAGGAGGCCGGACTCCCGGGACAACACCACGCAGTCCGCGGCCCCAAAGCTGCCGTCGTCGGCAAAAGCCACATGCCCCAGGCTCCCGGCCAGCAACACAAAAGACTCGGACTTGGCCGGCGACAGATGCCGGTGGGGACGCACATAGCTGCCGGGTTGCAGCGTGTTGACCATGCGATGGGGATTGTCGGCGTCGGTTGCGTGGAAGCGGTGCATCGCCCGCAGCCGGGGACTTTCAGCCGCATCCCGGGCCTTTTGGGCCAGCAAGGCCGCATCGACCACGGCAAACCGGTCGTGGCCCGACTCGGTGGCCCCGGGGCCGATGCGGCGATAATGCGGCAGGGTCACAGCGGCTCCGCTAGCCGTGCAGCGGCAGACCAGCCGCAGTCAGGCGGCAATAGGCGGCCACAAGCTGGCCGGACAGGCACATGTCGCGCAGCACAACGGCCGCGATGACCAGCCAGAAACCCCAGCAGCAGGCGCTTTTCTCGCAACCGGAGGTCTGGCCGCGCTGCACGTGGAACAGATACAGGCTGATGATGGCGATGGGCAGCATGATCCACCAGCGGATGGTGGTGGCCTCGAAGAACATGAAAAGGACAAACAAAGCGCCAAGCGCGCCGGCAATCCAGGTCATGGGGGCATACGACGCGCACGGGCAGGCGCATTTCTGGTCGGACATGGCAGACTCCTTTAGGGGTTTGCCCGCCTTATAGCCCTGGCGACGCGCCCCTGTCCAGACAGGCATAGGCCTGGCCCAGGGCCTGGGCCACGGCGGCCGGGGAATAGGGTCCGGCCACGGCGGCCAGCCCCCCCGCGCCCAACTGTCGGCAAAGGGCCGCATCGCCAACGAGCCGGACCAACGCAGCGCCCAAGGCCGCAGCGTCGCCCGGCGGCACGAGAAGCCCGGTCACCCCGTCGCGGTTGACCGCCGGCACGCCCGACCGGGCAATGGCCGTGGACACCACCGGCTTGCCAAAGGCCATGGCCTCCAGCTGGACAATACCGAACATCTCGGCCCGCGCAACCGACGGCAGGCAAAATATATCGCAGGCGGCAAACCAATCGGAGAGCGCCGCATCCGGGATGCGCCCGGCCAGGACCACCCGCTCGCCAAGCCCGGCCGATTCGATCTGCCGGGCAAGCGCCCCGGCCAGGGGACCGCCGCCGCCGATGACCACCACCGCCTCCTCAGGCAAGGACTTGGCCGCCTCCACCAGTACGGCAAAGCCCTTGTAGGGCACCAGCCGGCCCAGGGCGAAAATGAGGCGACGTCCGCCAAAACGCGCCCGGATGGCGGCCACGCCGGCCGGATCGGCGAGCTTCGGCCCGGCCATGGTCTCGTCCACGCAAAACGGCGCCACCGCCCCCTTGCCAACAAACTCCCCGGCCCGGTCGGAGGCCGTCAAATGGACGGCCGTGGGGCCGATGACCAGATCGGCCCGACGGCACAGCCAGGTCTCCAAGGGGCGGACCAGGGCCAAAAGCGCCTTCTTGCCGATGACGTCGCTGTGCCAGTGGAGCACGACCTTGCCCCGGGGACGGACCAGATACAGGGCCAGGGCGGCCAAAATATTGGGGCAATGGACGTGGAACACGTCAAAGTGCGGGGCCATGGCCCGAAGCGCCGTGATATAGGCCAGGGAAACCGGCTGGGAAGACAGGGTGGCCAGCACCGGAGCCCGGGTCACCGGCACCAGCCCGCCGGCGTCGTCATAGGGTCCCGGCCCGGCAAAACAGAGCACTTCGCTGGCTATGCCCAGGCTGGCCAGGGCCACCGCCGTCTGCCGGCTGGCCGTCTCCACCCCGCCCGGGTCCGGCGGATAAAACTTGCCGACCTGGAGCACCCTCATGGCGAGACAGCCAGCCCCTCCAGGGCAGCGGTCACGGTGCGGCGCAGATTCTCCACCCGGCGCAGGGTGAATTCATTGAGCGGATCGGCTGCCACGTCCTTGACCAGCCACAAAGCCCCCAGCGGCTGGCCGGACTTGGCCAGAAGCGGCAGTTCAAGCTTCATCACCGCCGGCGAACACAACAGCTCCCGGTCCGAGGCGGCCGCGCCCTCGCGTCGCCACCGGAACACCGGGACCCCATCCGTGCCGGCCGCTCCAGGCAGGTCCGGCGCAATCCGGCACGACCCGGTCCCGGCCCCGGACAGCACCATCTCGGCCAGGTCAAAGCGCAGATGCTCCAGCGCCTCGGTCATGCGCGTCCACAACTCGGCCAGATCCCGGGACTGGGAAATTTCGATCTGATAGTGCAGAAACGTCCGCCGACCTCGGGCAATGCCGGTGTCATCAGACACGTCGCGCAGCCAGCCGAAAATCTTGTCCACGGCAAAATAGCTGAAATAGCCGGCTTTTCGCACCAAGAGCACCAGGGCCGCGCCGACAACCAGCAAAAAGACGCCGGCTGGGGCATTGCGCAAATTGACCAGCACCAGGGCGGACAAGGCCAGAAAAATGGTGATGCCGTACAAAAACAGCACGACCTTCCGCTGGGACCAACCCCGGCTCAAAAGCTTGTGATGCACATGGCGCTTGTCCGGCTCAAACATGTCCCGGCCGCGCATGAACCGCCGCAAGGGGGCGGTGATGGTGTCGAGCAGCGGCACGCCAAGGGCAATGACCGGCATAAGGAGCGTGGCCCCGACCTGGCTCTTGACCGAACCGGACACCGACAAGGCCGCCAGCATATAGCCGAGAAAATAACTGCCGCCGTCGCCAAGAAACAGGCTGGCCGGATTGAAATTGTAGCGCAAAAACCCAAGCGTCGCCCCGGACAAGACCGCAAAAAGCGCCGCCGTATGCGGTTCGCCGCGCATCAGCGCCAAGACGGCCTGGACGCCGCTGCCAAAAAAGACCACCCCGGCCGCCAAACCGTCCAAGCCGTCAATAAGATTGATGGCGTTTATCAGCAGCACAAACCAGAAGACCGTCACCAGATAGGACGAGATGTCGAACTGGATGACGAACAAGCCCGGCAGGGCAAACGACGCAATGCGCGCGCCGCCATAATAGGCGATGGACGCCGC encodes:
- a CDS encoding PAS domain S-box protein translates to MPVSPIHLAASLAQEGSLVLTREPSRTLVEGLAVGVAVFDARRRLLRGNSLAREVLSRGAEKSCHRLLRGYADPCPDCPLATGQPAATAAVACVGLGEEGWGGVVSVFEMPAPSGMDLDVMQVLEHTPTAVYLVDREFVVRYVNRAFVRLHGCSAADFLGRPLSQCIDSKVFARFQTSALGAMATGIVSEEEIQLCLDGREGFFLAARIPLSLGGVVQGLCGMLTDITDHKTTERELSESRRRYQAMVEDQTELVLRLDPELRQVFVNRNLAALAGMPVEALVGRSFDEQLPPAEAGIMRRRLLALTPRKPVCELRHALMLPSGEVRRLSWTVRAIFDEAGRIGEYQAMGRDVSAYWHMERELLRSEAKYRDIFEHSAEGIFQFEPSGAMAACNPALARILGYLSPGDVVREQGDFFQRILLRQEDRLEFLRLLARNGRVYDFELPVMRRDGRTAWLSLNARAVLDEAGRLDRVEGAARDITDRKRAEGERMLLVSAVDQSAEGLVIVSRDFRLEYANPAFAQIVAGGQGAVGREELEGLLAPFLSESVRKMLALGLRWSGRLRLTRPDEAEVVAEGLISPVRDSDGEVVNHILLVRDMTYELELERRLRQSEKLEAIGVLAAGVAHDFNNILTPILLNTEMILSDIVPDHPLFSPLSDVVRASERARDLVRQLLMFSRQGEITVSELPIGPLVKETVKLIRGMVDARVEVRQIAPDAPLCVRADPAQIHQVLVNLCLNAAQSMPEGGVMHVGLAAVPAPPRPESGVIAAGMPLARLSPGPYVRVWVADTGYGLAPDIAERVFEPFFTTKKPGQGTGMGLAAVHGIVKSCGGAVLLSSTPGQGSQFTVYLPLVTRPA
- a CDS encoding YajG family lipoprotein produces the protein MNTVSSRCRRLRASALFAALALVVLIAGCAGQQATVTPSVVVEPEALGRGVEVSTVVKDARPSAEVGLCNPASSMSGKLSTACDPSPAMHTAVEKGLRDKGFTPSPARESVVRTLTVELAELAYKPRQEGTQLAARAVAVVNVTADNNGQKLTRRYEAETVWKLPAEGVEPEFDKLLSMTVSKALSRMASDYELIHFMEKTILRTREIK
- a CDS encoding M15 family metallopeptidase, whose product is MPTCRLSRWLLAALAATALLAPAVPAMAQATPAEAGLVDITAIAPDIKLDIRYATPDNFTHVAVYPAPRCFLRADVAKRLVAAQADLKAQGLGLKVYDCYRPFSIQKKFWALVPNEDWVAKPVEKDGKPATGSKHNRGAAVDLTLVDAAGQELPMPSGFDDFTDKARRDYAGGDPAARANAKRLEAAMAKAGFDPLPSEWWHFDGPGWQGYELLDVPLN
- the tpx gene encoding thiol peroxidase, whose translation is MSERTGLITFLGGGLTLSGAPVGVGAAAPDFTVLTNELAPAKLGDFTEKGLILIAVPSLDTAVCDLEARKFNKEMASLAGKAKALVISMDLPFAQKRWAEAAGVTNIVTLSDHRDASFGLAYGLLIKELRLLARAVLVLGADRKVAYMELVPEVTHEPDYAAALAALGKVL
- a CDS encoding glycosyltransferase, which translates into the protein MRVLQVGKFYPPDPGGVETASRQTAVALASLGIASEVLCFAGPGPYDDAGGLVPVTRAPVLATLSSQPVSLAYITALRAMAPHFDVFHVHCPNILAALALYLVRPRGKVVLHWHSDVIGKKALLALVRPLETWLCRRADLVIGPTAVHLTASDRAGEFVGKGAVAPFCVDETMAGPKLADPAGVAAIRARFGGRRLIFALGRLVPYKGFAVLVEAAKSLPEEAVVVIGGGGPLAGALARQIESAGLGERVVLAGRIPDAALSDWFAACDIFCLPSVARAEMFGIVQLEAMAFGKPVVSTAIARSGVPAVNRDGVTGLLVPPGDAAALGAALVRLVGDAALCRQLGAGGLAAVAGPYSPAAVAQALGQAYACLDRGASPGL
- a CDS encoding diguanylate cyclase; this encodes MEKVLIVEDSKVFARILIRKIEDELFFDACWASNFEEARYLIEENPDNHNYFVALLDLHLPDAADGRIVDYVIQKGIPSIVFTGDVQSEVRDRIWSKKVVDYVSKESPDSLDYLCSLVRRISLNKFIQVLVVDDSSTVRRHLMRLLEAHEFIVHEADTGDRAIDVLTRHPEIRVVITDYFMPGMDGVELTRRIRRLHRKDELAVIGISAYGNTILSARFIKNGANDFLNKPFSSEEFYCRVTQNLEMLEYIQKLRETSIRDPLTGLYNRRHFFDAAKALHDQLCRGESPMTLAMIDIDHFKKVNDTYGHGVGDEVLKHVAQGLANRFRGHDVVARLGGEEFCVLARGLAGEQAMDVFNDLRNSIERSKAKAGKASVGVTISLGICDKPHASVDAMLAAADAALYKAKRSGRNRVLWAE
- a CDS encoding glycosyltransferase family 4 protein, with amino-acid sequence MPLLLGSGATPQPVDGRAGLAYGAPGGREAALRVMTPIIVLFMAALGLSLFLTPVARWVGRRFGVLAMPEARNIHASPMPRSGGLALFLTFFACLALAGWVLPEAATAVLFDRTMCFVLAGACLIFAVGFADDKWTLPSKLKLAVQVAAASIAYYGGARIASFALPGLFVIQFDISSYLVTVFWFVLLINAINLIDGLDGLAAGVVFFGSGVQAVLALMRGEPHTAALFAVLSGATLGFLRYNFNPASLFLGDGGSYFLGYMLAALSVSGSVKSQVGATLLMPVIALGVPLLDTITAPLRRFMRGRDMFEPDKRHVHHKLLSRGWSQRKVVLFLYGITIFLALSALVLVNLRNAPAGVFLLVVGAALVLLVRKAGYFSYFAVDKIFGWLRDVSDDTGIARGRRTFLHYQIEISQSRDLAELWTRMTEALEHLRFDLAEMVLSGAGTGSCRIAPDLPGAAGTDGVPVFRWRREGAAASDRELLCSPAVMKLELPLLAKSGQPLGALWLVKDVAADPLNEFTLRRVENLRRTVTAALEGLAVSP
- a CDS encoding WbuC family cupin fold metalloprotein is translated as MTLPHYRRIGPGATESGHDRFAVVDAALLAQKARDAAESPRLRAMHRFHATDADNPHRMVNTLQPGSYVRPHRHLSPAKSESFVLLAGSLGHVAFADDGSFGAADCVVLSRESGLLAIDIRPGVWHTVFALVPDTAVFEVKPGPYLAVDDKDFAVFAPAEGDAAATGYLQRLEARFRELVGLPKLGWKG